The sequence below is a genomic window from Pangasianodon hypophthalmus isolate fPanHyp1 chromosome 27, fPanHyp1.pri, whole genome shotgun sequence.
GAGGGGACGCGCTACGTCTTTTTAGCGCGCGACACGTTGGGAATGCTGACATGGCGGCTCCCATAGGGTCTGCGCTGCGGCTCGGCTTGTGGACTGTTATTCTCTTCATTTCGGCGCTTTGCATCCCCTCGGCTTTAGCTCTGATTGAAGGACTTTACTGCGGCACGCAGATCTGCTACGACGTGCTCGGGGTGAGCAGAGACTCGTCCAAAGCCGAGATCGGCCGCGCGTACCGCCAGCTGGCCCGGAAATACCACCCGGACCGCTTCCAGGCTGGAGACCCCGCACTGGCCGGAGAGAGCGCCGACAGCGCGCAGCAGAAGTTCCTGCTCATCGCCACGGCTTATGAGACTTTAAAAGTGAGTCACAGCGCGTTATGAGCTTGCGTGAGTGTCTGCGTGTGCGCGTGAGGACAAATCAGCGGGGTTTCCCCCAAAACTTTTTAttgaacataataaaaaatatacatttataatggCATTCAGCAgaaaagttatatatatatatatatatatatatatatatatatatataccatagtatgtgtgtgtatgtatatatgtgtgtatatacatgtatatacacacatatatacatacacacacatacttatatatatatatatatatatatatatatatatatatatatatatatattcatttaaaaaaggttCAAAGAGGGGTCTTTTCATTCACCTTCCAACAAACCTTTCATGCTGGCAGATTTGCAGGCCTGTTTACccttcatacatttttataatggaaaataacaagcaaaatttcttttaaatacagAGAAATAAGGTTTTGCCTTCATACACTTACATTTATGAATAAAGAATCCAAAACCAACATTACATTAATGAAAAATTCTGCCTTTTTGTCATCCAACAACATTCCAAAAACAACATGATTTCTAGAAAAAGTAGGCAGTGACTGGACCTTTGTTTCCAACCAATAAGCCAAATCAGTGCAGCCGCTGCCtgagtcacttcctgtctgtgacCAGAGGAGGCGTTATTAATTTAAACTAATGTTCATGAATCCTTTCAGGagaattttttcccccatgttcTCAGTTAAACCTGAGTTAGAACTGACCGCATGACAGGACAGCGTTTttgtgtcataaaatataacatcCAATCAGGTTGCAGTATGCAAGTGAAGGCCAGAGCTACCAAATTTCACATTGTGTACAAATTatcactttaaaaataagacaaaagagcagtctttttaCAAAAATCTGGAATCGCCTAGGTGTTTTGAACACTCCAAAATTAACTGAAAGTCCATCAGTATATGTTTGACTTGGCTCTAACATTAGAGTTTGTAGTTTATAAGTTTACAGATAACATCTCTTGGGTTTATATATAAGGATGCAGCAAAATGTCAGCCACTGAAAATGTCTCAGTCAAAAAAGGCACTTCCGTTTAGGGCGAGTgatatgacagaaatatcaCAAATTTTCAAAGGTGTTTCTCCGAAATATGTTGCGTATCACAGTATAtaggtttgctcacaaactgccagcaacACAGTTGCGTTAAAAAAGCTGTTAAAAATAATTCCTTTTTGTTATCAatcaaatttataataaattattttttttaataaaaagaaatctttaatactgaaaaagtgaaaacatttttttacagttttaatgaGAATTAAGATCACTTCAATTGCTTGCAGTCAGTTTAGttattagtcattatttttaaaaaacacattgaaaattaatcaataggTGTtagaatatctcagaaaagcatattatGACATAATTTAGCaggatatttttatatcttcCAACCCAAGCCAGAAAATTGTGAATGactaaaaaagattaaaaaaagatgtataAACTGGCAAAGTGGCAAATCTAACACTAAAAATAGCCCCATAATACTCTACACAATATGCCTATCTGCTGTGTACCTacatttttgttgtgttttccactaaatgtaaatgatgacaAATTACCATGCGGTTATTTGTCTCAGTGACCCACAggactaaaagaaaaaaaaaaaaccacaccacAGTATGTAGTGTCTAAAAGACACACTGGTGTTTGAAGACTTACACAAAGAATAAGGTTTAGTCTCGACACATCCACAATAGACTGACTGAATATGGCTTAgctcccagattgatgagcaaaTCATGTGGTTTTCAAAATGATCTGAATCACCAGCTCACTCCACTCATTTCAAACACTGGGGGTGACTTTTTAATGTCTTGCAGGATGACGAATCACGCAGGGACTATGACTACATGCTGGATCACCCGGAGCAATACTACAGCCACTATTACACTTACTACAGGAGACGGCTGGCACCCAAAGTGGACGTTAGGATAGTCATCCTTGTGACTGTGTGCgcaatctcagtttttcaggTACGTGATCAACACTTTCATTGTTTTCAAGCAGCATCTGTAAATCTCATCTTTCAGTCCGCCTGCCATATAAGAACGAAACTCACTGAGAACGAAAACTAGGAAAATGACATGAAGTTACATGCAAAGAaaactgaatggaaaaaaaacaggactgagaaaaagaacaaTTATTTTGGTCTTGGTATTtggtattaaaaataatctagaGCCTTAGCGATGTAAATAATTCACATAGGAAAAAAGACACATGCAGGCAGATAGACACcgtattttccaataacacccTGAAGTTTGGTTCcttttatagcacagcaatttgccagtgatgttacaatttttaatttattaataatgagCGACATGAatgtcatgattttttaaaaagtttgttcttgtaatcacttatgttatagcagctataaacagttgttcactcactagcctttcttttttctttctcttgaggttaatatacaaaaaataaattgtcatgTTACGAAGAGATCAGACTCCTCTGGTTTCTGACAGTTGAAGTTACTGACTGGTACAAAGGACTGACATTGAAGACGttataaacgtctccttacagaagacttcaccatatcaatgattatatgtttttcctTGGTAAATAACGCatttataatctgtttattcttGGATTATTTGAAGCGTCCggcatacaagtccctgtgaatgacctgttactacagaaatgataacgtattagaacgagcacattaacatgaacgtatcgtttgaattacagccggaactaccgacagagttgctgttatagaaaattaatcagccaatcagagtcgAGAATTTAATGTTCTGATGATGTAAATTAAATTCCTTTGTCTTCATTTTGCCTTgagggtgtacaaaattttgcACTCAGTCATGCGTATATTCACTTTAATTGCACTTTATTTTCTCTGCAGTATTACAGCTGGTGGAGCAGCTACACTGAAGCAATCAACTACCTTACCACCGTCCCCAAGTATCGCATCCAGGCGACCGAGCTGGCCAAGCAGCAAGGCCTGCTAAACCGCACTAAAGAGAAAGGCAAGAACCGGCGTTCCAAAGAGGAGATCcgtgaagaagaagaggagatcATCCGAGACATCATCAAGAACAAGATCGACATCAAGGGAGGCTACCAGAAACCCAACATCTCTGACATCCTGCTGTTTAAGATCATCCTGTTCCCCTACCACATGTGCCTCTACGTGGCATGGTATTGCTCGTGGGTTTATCGCTTCAACATTCGTGGAGAAGAGTACGGCGAAGAGGAGAAGCTCTACATCATCCGCAAGTACATGAAAATGTCACAGGCGCAGTTCGACAGCCTGGACGACCACCTGAGACAAACGTTCCTGGAACGTCAACTGTGGATAAAAGAGAACTATGAGGTGTGTTTGTGCGGAAATGCTTGGGCTCTCTCAGTGCAAATGTATCTAGCAGAGGTGCCAAGATGTACAATTTAGCCACAgcattcacaattttttttttccagaaaacagaaatgcattGGAAGTTGAATTGCAGCcataggaaaaagaaagtacaccctcctacAGTTCTATGCTtgaataacaattgtgtggtcctcaccaacttctataaacagatgcaattttgcaaacctatatcatgctgccatattctttttggagtgaagaggctttttcctagccacccttccatgaaagccatacttgttcaggcTTTTTCCTGATTGTGCTgtaatgaacataaatatttaatgtgctcacagaggcctgtaggtcccATGATATagcttttgggtttttctttatatctctgagcattaatcggcctgaccttggactgaatttgctgggacgctgactcctgggaagattgccAGCTGTCTTGAAGGCTATCCATTTGTAAAGTCCTTATCACTGTACagtggtgaatttcaaattgtttggagatggccttataacccttcatAGATTGATGACCCTTcccaacaattgcttctctgaggtcatggccgGTGTCTTTtgttcttggcatgatgtagacacacatctgagtgctccagaacacccaACTGCcaaatgttttgcttttgtaGAGCTAGTCATACTTCTttatgattaactaatcttgtgcatttcattagtaacacctggctgctaattactctcttaatgaataatgaatgtggaagtaggaagggtgtactatTTTCCCCACCAGGTTtttgaatgttggtttactttttttttttttttcttttaaagattacatattgaaatcccattgtttttgttttttttgttttttttagtttatttgtttgtttgtagaagTTAGTGAGGACTACAccattgttatttaggccctgataaataaaaacattgaattgatggagggtgtactttctttttcccatgactgtttGTTATTTATCAGTAACAGGTTTCTGAAGGTTCTACTGTCTGGGCAAAGAGATTTATATAGATTTAGATGCTTGTGTACTT
It includes:
- the dnajc25 gene encoding dnaJ homolog subfamily C member 25, whose translation is MAAPIGSALRLGLWTVILFISALCIPSALALIEGLYCGTQICYDVLGVSRDSSKAEIGRAYRQLARKYHPDRFQAGDPALAGESADSAQQKFLLIATAYETLKDDESRRDYDYMLDHPEQYYSHYYTYYRRRLAPKVDVRIVILVTVCAISVFQYYSWWSSYTEAINYLTTVPKYRIQATELAKQQGLLNRTKEKGKNRRSKEEIREEEEEIIRDIIKNKIDIKGGYQKPNISDILLFKIILFPYHMCLYVAWYCSWVYRFNIRGEEYGEEEKLYIIRKYMKMSQAQFDSLDDHLRQTFLERQLWIKENYEVYREEQEDEMKMKMATDPRWKRYRRWMKSEGPGRITFIDD